Sequence from the Bubalus kerabau isolate K-KA32 ecotype Philippines breed swamp buffalo chromosome 17, PCC_UOA_SB_1v2, whole genome shotgun sequence genome:
gtccatggggctctccaggcaagaatcctggagtgggttgccatacccttctccaggggatcttcccaacccaggggtcgaagccgggtctcccgttttaaaggcagattctttaccactgagccacaagggaagctgaaCCAAGTCCTTATCCCTGGAGCCTGTGAATGTGAggaaacagggtctttgcagGTGTAAAGTCAGGGACCTCCAGATGAGATCCATTTGGgtttagggtgggccctaaatccgaTGACTGGGAGACAGGAGAAAGGACATGGGACACAGAGGGAAAGGCCGTGTGAAGACAGGCAGAGGCTGCAGTGACGTGCCACAAGCCCAGAACCAGAACCACCAgctccagaagctggaagagctGGGAAGGAGCGTCCTTGGGAGCCTTTGGGGGAGCATGGCACTGATGCCCCCGTGATCTCAGACTTCTGCTCTCCAGAACCATGAcaataatttttgttgttttaagccactgtgtgtgctaaattgcctCAGTGgcgtccgaccctgtgcgaccccatggactgtagccctcaagtatctctgtctatgggactctccaggcaagaacactggagtgggtttcaatgccctcctctaggggatcttcctgactcagggatcaaacccacgtctcttatgtctcctgcattgatagtcaggttctttaccagaagtgccacctgggaagccccaagcgaCTGGCAGAGGGGAGGCGCAGGCTCGGATTTAAGTGGTCAGTTAGTAGTGATCTGTGACGGCAGTCCCAGAAAGCTAACATACAAAGGCTTAGAGAGAGCAGTGAGGGTGAGAGGAGAGCCAAGGGGCTCACCCTGGGAGGACCCACTGCCCCAGAGACGCGGGTCACCTGTTAGGGGCCCTCGGCCACCACCACTGAGAAAGGAGACATTAAAGCTGGCTCACTGTGAACAGCCCAGGTGGGCAGGGCCTCAGCCTACCCATGTCTCCTTCCCAGCCCCCAGAGCAGCTCCCTGGAGCTCCAGGAGCCAGAGACACTCCCGAGGAAAACTGAGAATGAAGCACAGTCCATTCCCCAGGTCAGCCCCCACCTACCCTGCCCACAGGCACAAGAGAGCCACCAAGGACACGGCCTAACCCTCTGGCCTCTGCCGGAAAACAGAGCCTCCACAAAGTTCCAGGCAGCTGCAAAAGCAGGCGCTGGCCCCACGCCCTGGGGTCAGCAGGAGCTCACAGTCGGCGCCCTGTCAGCTGTTCCTGCTGGGCAGCAGCTGGGGGCCTGGCAAGTGTTTACCGGGGTCCTAAGGAGGGCaagtgggggtgtggggaggggatcCCACGGCACACACACAGCCTGCACAAACACAGTGATCTTGTCACCTTACTCCTCAGGCTTTTTGGAAGACATATACCCCAGGCCTCAGACCAACACTGCTGAACAGGCAGCAATCATGGACCTCTGTTATTATCATTCTTAATTAGTCTGTTTATATTAGGGTTCAGTCTTTCTGCTGTACATTAGTGGGCTCTGACAAGTGGAATTACAGCATCACGCAGAAGATTTCCATCACCCTAAGCCCCTGTGCTCCACccacttatcctcctgcctttccCTTGTTCCTTAGATGCGAAAACAGTGAGGGGGGTCAATGACTCACCCAGGTTTGCAGAGCCTAAGAGGGTCTCAGTTGCATCACTTGCCCCCCAAAGCCCAGTCCATCACCCTGACCCCCACTTCTCCCGCACCCTCCAGGACAAGCCAGGACTTTCCACGCGTTTACCTCCTCCTTTGATCGCTTCtggccatgcacacacacaggcacacacacacacacacacacaccccccctgCCTGCCGCACCCCCACAGCGCTCAcctgcaggcacacacacacacacacacatacacacacacaccggcCCTGCCCGCCCACACCCCTGCAGCGCTCAcctgcaggcacacacacacgcacgcacgcgccAGCCCGCACCCCCGCAGCGCTCACCCACAggcgcgcacacgcacacacacacacactcacacgcaccCGCCCAGCCCCGCCTGTCCGCACCCCCACAGTGCTCACCCGcaggcacacacacgcacactcacacCCCCGCCCGCACCCCCGCAGTGCTCACCCCCAGGCCCTGCTTGACGTCCAGCAGTAGTGTGTGCACCTCCTCCAGGTACTTCCAGGATGGGTGGCCGTCGAGCAGCACCTCCTGCACCCACTCAGTAGCACTGAGACTCACCAGGACCCACAGATACCGCAGCTCCTGCTGGCTCACCCGGGCCCGCTGCTGCAGGAACagagaaactactgaagcccgggaAAGGGGCCTCTGGGCCCTTACCCCTGCCCCCAGATCCAACATCCTCCCAGATTTGACCTGCACAGGGGGGAGACCACGGCAGCCcccaggggtggggggcaagcTTGGGCCTGAGCCAAGGGTGGGCTTGCCTGAGGGGCCAGGAAAGCCTCCTGGTGCTTCCCAGGCAGGGCGCCCAGGGTGTCCCGGGAGGCAGGGGGCTCCCCACTCCAGAGGAGGGGATTCTCACCAGCCTGGTGACGTTGGCTGTTCGGAGCACCCCCTCATAAGGCACACTGACCCTGTAGTTGATGGGGAAATAGTGTTTCTAGGAAGATATAAGAACAAAGGATGAGGTCAGAGTCAGAAACGGCTCAGATTCCCCCAGCCTCCCAGAGGAATCTGATGCAGGGGAAGAACCCAGCACTGGCCCTTAAGGCAGAGGTCATAGCAGTACTCCTCCACAGAAAATATGTGCTTGGCCCCCGGCTGGGACAAAGACAGCTCTTTCCTCCGGGACACAGGAAAGGATAGGTCCTGACCAGGCCTAGTCTCAGGCCAAGATGTAGGATGAGAGGCTTACTACTCTGGGAAAACCATCTCCTTTGGGGGGTGAGGAAGATAACTTTAAAAGATTGCTCTGAAACTTATCATAGTGATGGTTTCATAACTTTGAGAAtgcactaaaaaccactgaatgtACACTTAAGTACATAAATCGtgtggtatgtgaattatgtGTCAATATGTCttcaaagctgttaaaaaaaagacCTATAGAGCCACATGCCACATGATTCACCCTAATAAAAGAATCAAACATTATAATTTCCAGGTCCTTATCACCCTTGTTAATAATACGTGTCTGGGATTCCCCCGAGGTTTCCTGCAATCCcttctcccctggagagggccaCGTGGAGGTGGGATCAAGGGTCAGATGAGAGGCGGGGAGGGTCTGCGGACGGCTGGCAGGAGCAGGGACAGGCAGTGCAGCCCGGGCCCAGGGTGTGTGCGAGGGGCCGGGGGCCAGGCAGGCTCGGGCAGAGGACACGGCGAGGGCCCGTGCGTACCATGTACTGAAGGCGGTTCCGGTACTGCAGCTTGTCCCGCAGGAAGCCAGTGATGGCGCACTCGTCGCTCCGGGTCAAGGGCCACGGCTCCAAGCCCTCATTTCCCAAGGCCATGCCGAGGAGGATCCCAAGATCTGCGGGCCGCACCCAGCAAGAACACGTGAGCACCTGCTGCTTCACACTGCTCCTGAGGGTGTGCCGTGAGCACGCGCCTCCCTTCCCGCAGCTGTGTGCAGAGCGAGCCCGCGCGTCCCTTCACGCAGCTGTGTGCAGAGCGAGCATGCGCCTCCCTTTACGAGGGGACATGTCTTCACAGGCCAGGGTGGGGGAGCTGGGCCCCCAGGAGGCCGTCCTAGCACTGGGAAGCCTTTTTCTGGGGCGGGGGCTCCAGGGCAACTCAGACAAGCACATGCGGTCCAGCGCAGCCAGTCCCACCTCGGCCTGGCAGAGCCCCCAGATCTACGCCCTGGGGTTGGTCACCAGCCTCCTGCCTACTCCTGCTCTGGGGGCAGGCACCCTCCTTTCCAGGGCAACCTCTGCCGTTTGTCTGGAGCCAAGGAGTTTTCCAAGCCTTTTGCTGCATTTTCCACGTAGAGACTCTGGAACTGTGGATTCTAGTCAGAACTCTTCCAGTGACTCCAGGGCGACCCGCGCCACTGTCTTCCCTGCTCTGTTTGACTCTGACATGCCTCTCAGGTGTTGGTACCGGCAGGTGTGTAGCGGCCCTTCTGGTGTGGTCCTTCTAGGATGCTGTCTGAGCCTCACTCAGGCTGTTTCTCTTTCCATACAAACAATCCGAACATTACCCGCCTTCACCACTGTGGGTCACTGTgactttaaaaactgtgattTCTGCATAACTGAACAGACTTAGAAAACGTATCTGAGAGAATTTGCAACAAATAAGAACAAGAGTTCAATGGATCAGAGCAGAAAGAACAAAATATGGATATGCAAGGGACATATCTGAAAATGAACCTCATTAATAAATTCACACTAAAACAATCAGATCCATGTTTCACCTACCAAATAGAAActgagtttttttgttgttgttgctgttgctttatTTTAATAGAACAAAATTATTAAAGTGCTGGTGAAGTAGTGAGGCAAATGCTCTCATCTTGTAAAGCACTTTGGCAGTTCTTGTTATTGATGGACTTTAAAATGTTCACATTTCAACCCACTAAACTTTAAAACTGTCCATACCTTTTGACCCATTAAACTCATCTCTAGGAATGAATGTGATAGGATGTGATCTAGGAATGATGTGATAGGAAATAAAtgtgaaggaaaacaaaagagagacaCAAAGACTTCCACCGcagtattattttataatagcGAACATCTATAAGCGCCCTGGATGTTCATTAATAATGAATGCAGTCAATAAAAATCACATTGTTAAAGAATACTTATGATATGCTTTCATGACaagaaaaatacttttgatatgcttaagtgaagtgaagtgaagtcgctcagtcgtgtctgattctttgtgaccccatggactatagcccaccaggctcctccacccatgggattctccaggcaagaatagtggagtgggttgtcatttccttctccaggggatcttcccaacccagggattgaatccaggtctcctgcattgcaggcagacgctttaacctctgctgctgctgctgctgctaagtcgcttcagtcttgtccgactctgtgcgaccccatagacggcagcccaccaggctcccccatccctgggattctccaggcaagaacactggagtgggttgccatttccttctccagtgcatgaaagcgaaaagtgaaagtgaagtcgttcagtcgtctccgacttttagcgaccccatggactgcagcccaccaggctcctccatccatgggattttccaggcaagagtactggagtgggctgccattgtcttctcggctttaacctctgagtgaAGTTTAAAAAAGCATGATGCAATACATTGAGTATAAAGCATTACTTGAATTCGttaactatatatgtgtgtgtgtgtgcgttcatAGAAAAATGCAACAGAAAGAAATGCACCAAACCTCTATGGGATATTGTTATGTTCTTCTTTATATGTTGTAGGGTCTATTCTACAATTACTATCTATTATTGTTATAGTCAAAAGCagtgctttttccttttctttctttctttccccccaAATTAGCCAGGCAGGCTGAGTCACCTCTTGGTTGTAAGCAGGAATTACTGACCGGACTTTCCCCACTCACCTTCCTGGCACTTGGGAACACTTCTGTTCCTACACACTCCTGGGCCTGAGCTGCGGGCCTCACTGTCCGCCCCAGCCCCctaccccccccaaccccccacctccGCCTGCTCAATGCTGTGTCCCTGCCAGTCCAGGAACTCAGGTCTGCTCAAGCCTGTGCCCcttatgggctgcagcccaccagcccttCCCGTCGTAGAAGTCTGACCCCACGTTTTCCACAGACTTGCAAATTTGTAATCCATCTggcactttctgtctctctctccctttccatgTTCTTGTACCAATATTTAGACCAAGGAACAGACAAACCAGTGTTTCCGCTTGCTCCCTACCTTGTCTCTACATCATTTGCCCCCTCAGCTGGGCGCTCCTGCCTGTCAAGATCACTCCTGCCTTGGGGTTTTGGCCCACACACTGCCCCTGCCCTGGGCGTCCTCTCCCACTGTAAGCCCAAgactccttccctccccagggtCTCCCCCGCCTGAACCAGCCTCTGTCTCTAGCACCATCTGTCCAATTCACTCACTGTCTTGAGCAGACAAGGCAGCTCCCAGTGTGTGGATGCTCAGTGCTCTGAACCCCAGCAAGGTCATGTTACTCAGCACTTTAGGAAACTGGGAGCAGGCATCTGGGTttcctgccgctgctgctgctgctaagtcacttcagtcgtgtccgactctgtgtgaccccagagacggcagcccagtaggctcccctgtccccgggattctccaggcaagaacactggagtgggttgccatttccttctccaatgcatgaaagtgaaaagtgaaagtgaagtcgctcagtcatgtccgactcttcgcaaccccatggactgcagcctaccaggctcctccgtccatgggattttccaggcaagagtactggagtggggtgccattgccttctcctgcagaAGCTGGTAAAGGCCCAGAGTGCCAGGCCCCACCCACAGTATCTGATTCAGCAGGTaggcggtggggtggggggcagagaatCGACATTTCTAACAGATTCCGAAATcaagctgatgctgctggtctggcaACTGTGCTTGACAGAAAGTGACAGGACACAGATTTGTGTCCTCGGGGCCACACTCTGGTTCACAGAGATGCCACATAAAAATCcaaatttctgtcttttctttcgtGTGTCTGTCCACACTGAATTTTCTTTCCAATGTGGCTGGCACCCCCTGGCTGCCCACTCCACCCCCAAGTGGCACACCCCTGCCCTCATCCGAGTCCCAGTCTGGAGCCTTCAGGGCCTGGTAATGAGGCATGCAGCAGGGACTTGCAGAGCCCCCATGCTTCCCAGACTGGCAGCTGTGGGTGCCCCCGGAAACCCTGCCCAGATGACCTGTCTTCTTCCAGACTTAGACTTCCTCCAACCCTGCAGCCCAACTACCATTTCCAATGTTAAGCTCCTTTCCTGCTGCCTCAGCTCTGAAAAACAGGGCAGCACACAGGTGAGCaggcagggacagcagagccGCAGCCTCACTGCCTATCTGCCTTCCAAGAGCAGGGTCTCGGCAACTGTTGTTAAGAATCTCCAGGTGAACTCATCCTGAATTTAGGGTAGGCCCTAATACCCATGACTGTGTCTTTTTAGGACGAGGAAAGGACACAGAGACGTGTAGGGCAAGACCCTTCGCGTGGCCTCACAGAGCAGGGCAGCCTGGGGCAATGCAggcacaagccaaggaacaccaggaGCCGCCAGAGGCTGCAAGAGGCAGCAAGGACCCTCCAGCAGAGCCTTCGGAGGGAGCAGAGCTCTGACAGCTTGATTTCAGACCTCTGACCTCCCAAACTGTGACAGAGTGCATTTCTGCTGTTTAGCCAAGTTTGCGGCAATTCTTTGGGGCAGCTGCTCCTTCTCCAGCACCCAGTCCCTCCTGAGCTCCTGATCCGCAGCCCCCCACCACAGCCAGGCCGCCACCCCTGCGCTCCGCCTCATGCACTGTGCCTATCTGCCAGGACTCTTCATTTTCACCTCCATCTTCAGAAGGGACCCTCATCACCTCCTGCCCGGAAGGCTGGAATAGAGACTCTCCCCAAAGCAGAGGGACTCCCaatcccagcccccaccccagaccaTGCATCTTCCAGGGCTCCCTGCTATCTCATCAGTCAGTCGCCCTTCACCCTGGCTTCCACGGCCTCAGCCACCCGAGCCCAAACCGATGTCCAGCCTGGCCTCTCACTCCCCCTGCTGAGGTTTGCTCACGCTGTTCCCCCTCCCTGGAAGGAGCACTGTCCTCACCTCCCCAGATCTATGGATGCAGACCCACCCACCTCTGAGACCATTCCAAGTGGCACCTCACTCTGCTGTTTCTCCTGTTCCCCCTGCCCCTCACGACTTGGAAAATTCCAGAACACCAAGTCTGGGCCCTCCCA
This genomic interval carries:
- the IL34 gene encoding interleukin-34 isoform X1, which produces MPQGLAWLRYLGILLGMALGNEGLEPWPLTRSDECAITGFLRDKLQYRNRLQYMKHYFPINYRVSVPYEGVLRTANVTRLQRARVSQQELRYLWVLVSLSATEWVQEVLLDGHPSWKYLEEVHTLLLDVKQGLGGVEVSPQVEAVLNLLSAPGSLKLVRPKALLDNCFRVMQLLYCPCCKESSVLNWQDCEAPQPQPRSPASAQCEAAQLYPLPQPPSTSLPRVLGPSAGPPTQ
- the IL34 gene encoding interleukin-34 isoform X2; this translates as MPQGLAWLRYLGILLGMALGNEGLEPWPLTRSDECAITGFLRDKLQYRNRLQYMKHYFPINYRVSVPYEGVLRTANVTRLRARVSQQELRYLWVLVSLSATEWVQEVLLDGHPSWKYLEEVHTLLLDVKQGLGGVEVSPQVEAVLNLLSAPGSLKLVRPKALLDNCFRVMQLLYCPCCKESSVLNWQDCEAPQPQPRSPASAQCEAAQLYPLPQPPSTSLPRVLGPSAGPPTQ